The following are encoded in a window of Balaenoptera ricei isolate mBalRic1 chromosome 1, mBalRic1.hap2, whole genome shotgun sequence genomic DNA:
- the PMVK gene encoding phosphomevalonate kinase isoform X2: MAPLGGAPRLVLLFSGKRKSGKDFVTEALQSRLGADVCAVLRLSGPLKEQYAQEHGLDFQRLLDASTYKEPFRRDMIRWGEEKRQADPGFFCRKIVEGVSQPVWLVSDTRRVSDIQWFREAYGAVTQTVRVVATEQSRQQRGWVFTPGASRERPVKAEFLGSPS; the protein is encoded by the exons ATGGCCCCGCTGGGAGGCGCCCCGCGGCTGGTGCTGCTGTTCAGCGGGAAGAGGAAATCCGGGAAGGACTTCGTGACCGAGGCGCTGCAGAGCAG ACTTGGAGCTGACGTGTGTGCTGTCCTCCGGCTCTCTGGTCCACTCAAGGAGCAGTATGCCCAG GAGCACGGCTTAGATTTCCAGAGACTCCTGGATGCCAGCACCTACAAGGAGCCCTTTCGGAGGGACATGATCCGCTGGGGAGAGGAGAAGCGCCAGGCCGACCCAGGCTTCTTCTGCAGGAAGATCGTGGAGGGCGTCTCCCAGCCCGTCTGG CTGGTGAGTGACACACGGAGGGTGTCTGACATCCAGTGGTTTCGGGAGGCCTATGGGGCTGTGACGCAGACGGTCCGCGTGGTGGCCACAGAGCAGAGCCGACAGCAGCGGGGCTGGGTGTTCACACCAG GTGCGTCCAGGGAGCGTCCAGTCAAAGCTGAGTTCCTCGGGAGCCCAAGCTGA
- the PMVK gene encoding phosphomevalonate kinase isoform X1: protein MAPLGGAPRLVLLFSGKRKSGKDFVTEALQSRLGADVCAVLRLSGPLKEQYAQEHGLDFQRLLDASTYKEPFRRDMIRWGEEKRQADPGFFCRKIVEGVSQPVWLVSDTRRVSDIQWFREAYGAVTQTVRVVATEQSRQQRGWVFTPGVDDAESECGLDNIGAFDWVIENHGDEQRLEEQLERLIEFVRSRL from the exons ATGGCCCCGCTGGGAGGCGCCCCGCGGCTGGTGCTGCTGTTCAGCGGGAAGAGGAAATCCGGGAAGGACTTCGTGACCGAGGCGCTGCAGAGCAG ACTTGGAGCTGACGTGTGTGCTGTCCTCCGGCTCTCTGGTCCACTCAAGGAGCAGTATGCCCAG GAGCACGGCTTAGATTTCCAGAGACTCCTGGATGCCAGCACCTACAAGGAGCCCTTTCGGAGGGACATGATCCGCTGGGGAGAGGAGAAGCGCCAGGCCGACCCAGGCTTCTTCTGCAGGAAGATCGTGGAGGGCGTCTCCCAGCCCGTCTGG CTGGTGAGTGACACACGGAGGGTGTCTGACATCCAGTGGTTTCGGGAGGCCTATGGGGCTGTGACGCAGACGGTCCGCGTGGTGGCCACAGAGCAGAGCCGACAGCAGCGGGGCTGGGTGTTCACACCAG GGGTGGATGATGCTGAGTCAGAATGTGGCCTGGACAACATCGGGGCCTTCGATTGGGTCATTGAGAACCACGGAGATGAGCAGCGCCTGGAGGAGCAGCTGGAGCGCCTGATAGAATTTGTCCGCTCCAGACTTTAG
- the PMVK gene encoding phosphomevalonate kinase isoform X5, with protein MIRWGEEKRQADPGFFCRKIVEGVSQPVWLVSDTRRVSDIQWFREAYGAVTQTVRVVATEQSRQQRGWVFTPGVDDAESECGLDNIGAFDWVIENHGDEQRLEEQLERLIEFVRSRL; from the exons ATGATCCGCTGGGGAGAGGAGAAGCGCCAGGCCGACCCAGGCTTCTTCTGCAGGAAGATCGTGGAGGGCGTCTCCCAGCCCGTCTGG CTGGTGAGTGACACACGGAGGGTGTCTGACATCCAGTGGTTTCGGGAGGCCTATGGGGCTGTGACGCAGACGGTCCGCGTGGTGGCCACAGAGCAGAGCCGACAGCAGCGGGGCTGGGTGTTCACACCAG GGGTGGATGATGCTGAGTCAGAATGTGGCCTGGACAACATCGGGGCCTTCGATTGGGTCATTGAGAACCACGGAGATGAGCAGCGCCTGGAGGAGCAGCTGGAGCGCCTGATAGAATTTGTCCGCTCCAGACTTTAG
- the PMVK gene encoding phosphomevalonate kinase isoform X3, with translation MAPLGGAPRLVLLFSGKRKSGKDFVTEALQSRLGADVCAVLRLSGPLKEQYAQEHGLDFQRLLDASTYKEPFRRDMIRWGEEKRQADPGFFCRKIVEGVSQPVWLVSDTRRVSDIQWFREAYGAVTQTVRVVATEQSRQQRGWVFTPARI, from the exons ATGGCCCCGCTGGGAGGCGCCCCGCGGCTGGTGCTGCTGTTCAGCGGGAAGAGGAAATCCGGGAAGGACTTCGTGACCGAGGCGCTGCAGAGCAG ACTTGGAGCTGACGTGTGTGCTGTCCTCCGGCTCTCTGGTCCACTCAAGGAGCAGTATGCCCAG GAGCACGGCTTAGATTTCCAGAGACTCCTGGATGCCAGCACCTACAAGGAGCCCTTTCGGAGGGACATGATCCGCTGGGGAGAGGAGAAGCGCCAGGCCGACCCAGGCTTCTTCTGCAGGAAGATCGTGGAGGGCGTCTCCCAGCCCGTCTGG CTGGTGAGTGACACACGGAGGGTGTCTGACATCCAGTGGTTTCGGGAGGCCTATGGGGCTGTGACGCAGACGGTCCGCGTGGTGGCCACAGAGCAGAGCCGACAGCAGCGGGGCTGGGTGTTCACACCAG
- the PMVK gene encoding phosphomevalonate kinase isoform X4, whose amino-acid sequence MAPLGGAPRLVLLFSGKRKSGKDFVTEALQSRLGADVCAVLRLSGPLKEQYAQEHGLDFQRLLDASTYKEPFRRDMIRWGEEKRQADPGFFCRKIVEGVSQPVWLVSDTRRVSDIQWFREAYGAVTQTVRVVATEQSRQQRGWVFTPD is encoded by the exons ATGGCCCCGCTGGGAGGCGCCCCGCGGCTGGTGCTGCTGTTCAGCGGGAAGAGGAAATCCGGGAAGGACTTCGTGACCGAGGCGCTGCAGAGCAG ACTTGGAGCTGACGTGTGTGCTGTCCTCCGGCTCTCTGGTCCACTCAAGGAGCAGTATGCCCAG GAGCACGGCTTAGATTTCCAGAGACTCCTGGATGCCAGCACCTACAAGGAGCCCTTTCGGAGGGACATGATCCGCTGGGGAGAGGAGAAGCGCCAGGCCGACCCAGGCTTCTTCTGCAGGAAGATCGTGGAGGGCGTCTCCCAGCCCGTCTGG CTGGTGAGTGACACACGGAGGGTGTCTGACATCCAGTGGTTTCGGGAGGCCTATGGGGCTGTGACGCAGACGGTCCGCGTGGTGGCCACAGAGCAGAGCCGACAGCAGCGGGGCTGGGTGTTCACACCAG